A part of Anser cygnoides isolate HZ-2024a breed goose chromosome 17, Taihu_goose_T2T_genome, whole genome shotgun sequence genomic DNA contains:
- the SMTN gene encoding smoothelin isoform X6, protein MAQESLLGMDEGALRKLLEATLDLAERRRIRSAIRELQRQELERDEEALASKRFRAERGSHRQDNKENWLRALLPSIHRGCRLAALMPQPWCRSQQLEEEQQKALASLSRELESITDVEELTKLLRAASEYEERKLIRAAIRKLRAEEIEAAALAGNVQSNRRDGTESPAIPAGAEGSQRDDAEAPALSGNGKSSQRGDSELPAAVRSVDSSCQGSAESLAVAGSVENRQRGDAEQPVLAGTEESSHGSDADQLPAEEPEHSVAHEQDASVEQEHAQTETRELNSQQLRGPQKPSAQGTASGTLVILDLHPALEPAPAPEPAPALKPEDHATELEQVQPCTKHVAECELQYQASWKDKSPSSPSAMQEPHTEQLETTCSTGQSRQAEQHPQHQPCAVNQGNQFVICVRSQAPGKAVKLEEKRAAPTQDVARTPARLNTHRWEQTPSSLCPAGRVELTLGLRSTPIRITTIPSSSSICSISSNVVKDPCAHFEGTEEPGSPVAHPPTFSSTRQQSSVHLSRSNSFMEPELVEQPQAPRLEPELPNGMEKVQVKEVEKRTKLNIEELNRIEDEDVLDKMLDQTTDFEERRLIRNAMRELRQRKRDQREKERDQRLQEMKSQATAGRAGHTTETTTTQSTQSADGSARSTVTKTERLIQSNDGSKTSRTTTMESSYVKRSDNGSSTFVQTKSSYSSSSKKTGSIFDREDESASRQSSLAALERRQAEKKKELMKAQSLPKTSASQARKAMIEKLQKEGGSSPNPAVARTAVQRSSSFGVPNASSIKQMLLDWCRAKTRGYEHVDIQNFSSSWSDGMAFCALVHNFFPEAFDYSQLTPQNRRHNFEVAFSSAEMLADCVPLVEVEDMMIMGKKPDPKCVFTYVQSLYNHLRRHELRMRQKEC, encoded by the exons CTGGAGGCAACGCTGGACCTTGCTGAGCGGCGCCGCATCCGCTCGGCCATCAGGGAGCTGCAGCGAcaggagctggagagggacGAGGAGGCACTGGCATCCAAGCGCTTCCGCGCCGAGCGTGGCAGCCACCGGCAGGACAACAAGGAGAACTGGCTGCG TGCTTTGCTCCCAAGTATCCACCGTGGCTGCCGGCTGGCTGCTCTgatgccccagccctggtgcaggtcccagcagctggaggaagagcagcagaaggCTCTGGCTTCCCTGTCCCGGGAACTTGAATCAATCACCGATGTGGAAGAGCTGACAAAGCTG CTGCGGGCAGCCAGTGAATACGAGGAGCGCAAGCTCATCCGGGCTGCCATCCGCAAGCTGCGGGCTGAGGAAATCGAAG ctgcagccctggctggtAATGTGCAGAGCAACCGGAGGGATGGCACTGAGTCCCCAGCCATCCCTGCAGGTGCAGAAGGCAGCCAGAGGGATGATGCTGAAGCGCCAGCTCTGTCTGGGAATGGGAAGAGCAGCCAGAGAGGAGACTCCGAGCTTCCAGCTGCAGTGAGGAGTGTGGACAGCAGCTGTCAGGGCAGCGCTGAGTCCCTGGCTGTAGCTGGGAGTGTGGAGAACAGACAGAGGGGTGACGCTGAGCAGCCGGTgctggctgggacagaggagaGCAGCCATGGTAGTGATGCAGAccagctgcctgctgaggaGCCTGAACATTCTGTG GCCCATGAGCAAGATGCATCAGTGGAGCAGGAGCATGCCCAAACTGAGACGCGGGAGCTGAACAGCCAGCAGCTGAGAGGGCCCCAGAAACCCAGTGCCCAGG GCACAGCCTCGGGAACCCTGGTGATCCTAGACCTGCACCCAGCACTggagcctgctccagcaccagAGCCTGCTCCAGCCCTAAAACCTGAAGACCATGCCACGGAGCTGGAGCAGGTCCAGCCATGCACCAAGCATGTGGCTGAGTGTGAACTGCAGTACCAGGCCTCCTGGAAAGacaagagccccagcagcccctctgccaTGCAGGAGCCCCACACTGAGCAGCTAGAGACCACATGCAGCACAGGGCAAAGCCgccaggcagagcagcatcCCCAGCATCAGCCCTGTGCTGTCAACCAGGGCAACCAG tTTGTCATCTGTGTGCGAAGCCAGGCACCAGGGAAGGCTGTGAAGCTGGAGGAGAAGCGAGCGG CGCCCACCCAGGACGTAGCGAGGACCCCGGCTCGCCTGAACACTCACCGCTGGGAGCAAACACCGTCCTCCCTGTGCCCGGCTGGCCGCGTGG AGCTTACCCTGGGGCTTAGGAGCACACCCATCCGCATCACCaccatccccagcagcagcagcatctgcagcatcagcagcaaTGTCGTCAAG GACCCTTGCGCTCACTTTGAGGGCACCGAGGAGCCCGGCAGCCCCGTGGCCCATCCACCCACTTTCTCCAGCACTCGCCAGCAGTCATCTGTGCACCTCTCCCGGAGCAACAGCTTT ATGGAACCAGAGCTGgtggagcagccccaggcaccaaGGCTGGAGCCAGAGCTGCCCAATGGCATGGAGAAGGTCCAAGTGAAGGAGGTGGAAAAAAGGACCAAGCTAAACATTGAGGAGCTGAACAGGATTGAGGATGAGGATGTTCTGGATAAGATG ctggatCAGACAACAGACTTTGAGGAGCGACGACTGATCCGTAATGCCATGCGGGAGCTGCGTCAGCGCAAGCGAG ACCAGCGGGAGAAGGAGCGGgaccagaggctgcaggagatgAAGAGCCAGGCTACAGCAGGCAGGGCCGGCCACACCACCGAGACCACTACCACGCAGAGCACCCAGTCGGCCGATGGCTCAGCCCGCAGCACTGTCACCAAAACAGAACGCCTCATCCAGTCTA ATGATGGCTCCAAGACTTCCCGTACAACAACCATGGAGTCGAGTTACGTGAAGAGATCAGACA atggcagcagcacGTTTGTTCAAACCAAATCATCCTACAGCTCCTCTTCCAAGAAGACAGGCAG CATCTTTGACCGGGAAGATGAGAGTGCCTCAAGGCAGAGCAGCCTGGCAGCGCTGGAGCGGCGCCAGGCTGAGAAGAAGAAGGAGCTGATGAAAGCTCAGAGCCTGCCCAAGACATCTGCCTCACAGGCTCGCAAGGCCATGATTGAGAAGCTGCAGAAGGAGGGTGGAAG CTCTCCAAACCCTGCGGTGGCGCGCACAGCTGTGCAGCGCTCCTCCAGCTTTGGTGTTCCCAATGCCAGCAGCATCAAGCAGATGTTGCTGGACTGGTGCAGAGCCAAGACCCGGGGCTATGAG CATGTGGACATCCAGAACTTCTCATCCAGCTGGAGCGATGGCATGGCCTTCTGTGCTTTGGTCCACAACTTCTTTCCAGAGGCTTTTGACTACAGCCAGCTCACACCCCAGAATCGCCGTCACAACTTCGAGGtggccttctcctctgcaga GATGCTGGCAGACTGCGTGCCCCTGGTGGAGGTGGAAGACATGATGATCATGGGGAAGAAGCCAGACCCCAAGTGCGTCTTCACCTATGTGCAGTCCCTCTACAACCACCTGCGTCGCCACGAGTTGCGCATGCGGCAGAAAGAGTGCTAG
- the SMTN gene encoding smoothelin isoform X2 — protein sequence MAQESLLGMDEGALRKLLEATLDLAERRRIRSAIRELQRQELERDEEALASKRFRAERGSHRQDNKENWLRALLPSIHRGCRLAALMPQPWCRSQQLEEEQQKALASLSRELESITDVEELTKLLRAASEYEERKLIRAAIRKLRAEEIEAAALAGNVQSNRRDGTESPAIPAGAEGSQRDDAEAPALSGNGKSSQRGDSELPAAVRSVDSSCQGSAESLAVAGSVENRQRGDAEQPVLAGTEESSHGSDADQLPAEEPEHSVAHEQDASVEQEHAQTETRELNSQQLRGPQKPSAQGTASGTLVILDLHPALEPAPAPEPAPALKPEDHATELEQVQPCTKHVAECELQYQASWKDKSPSSPSAMQEPHTEQLETTCSTGQSRQAEQHPQHQPCAVNQGNQFVICVRSQAPGKAVKLEEKRAAPTQDVARTPARLNTHRWEQTPSSLCPAGRVEPSPDGPVRRSSSVRERAQRFAPAAPAPAGGPEGAGGAGGRAGPGQWQRGPRSAPPGPAQNARGGGGGAEQSPAQPPAGPRPAGPGPGPGPGAHDGMKTYFTIEIKDGRVQPLTQSLTPRVVAAPGSQQRAELTLGLRSTPIRITTIPSSSSICSISSNVVKMEPELVEQPQAPRLEPELPNGMEKVQVKEVEKRTKLNIEELNRIEDEDVLDKMLDQTTDFEERRLIRNAMRELRQRKRDQREKERDQRLQEMKSQATAGRAGHTTETTTTQSTQSADGSARSTVTKTERLIQSNDGSKTSRTTTMESSYVKRSDNGSSTFVQTKSSYSSSSKKTGSIFDREDESASRQSSLAALERRQAEKKKELMKAQSLPKTSASQARKAMIEKLQKEGGSSPNPAVARTAVQRSSSFGVPNASSIKQMLLDWCRAKTRGYEHVDIQNFSSSWSDGMAFCALVHNFFPEAFDYSQLTPQNRRHNFEVAFSSAEMLADCVPLVEVEDMMIMGKKPDPKCVFTYVQSLYNHLRRHELRMRQKEC from the exons CTGGAGGCAACGCTGGACCTTGCTGAGCGGCGCCGCATCCGCTCGGCCATCAGGGAGCTGCAGCGAcaggagctggagagggacGAGGAGGCACTGGCATCCAAGCGCTTCCGCGCCGAGCGTGGCAGCCACCGGCAGGACAACAAGGAGAACTGGCTGCG TGCTTTGCTCCCAAGTATCCACCGTGGCTGCCGGCTGGCTGCTCTgatgccccagccctggtgcaggtcccagcagctggaggaagagcagcagaaggCTCTGGCTTCCCTGTCCCGGGAACTTGAATCAATCACCGATGTGGAAGAGCTGACAAAGCTG CTGCGGGCAGCCAGTGAATACGAGGAGCGCAAGCTCATCCGGGCTGCCATCCGCAAGCTGCGGGCTGAGGAAATCGAAG ctgcagccctggctggtAATGTGCAGAGCAACCGGAGGGATGGCACTGAGTCCCCAGCCATCCCTGCAGGTGCAGAAGGCAGCCAGAGGGATGATGCTGAAGCGCCAGCTCTGTCTGGGAATGGGAAGAGCAGCCAGAGAGGAGACTCCGAGCTTCCAGCTGCAGTGAGGAGTGTGGACAGCAGCTGTCAGGGCAGCGCTGAGTCCCTGGCTGTAGCTGGGAGTGTGGAGAACAGACAGAGGGGTGACGCTGAGCAGCCGGTgctggctgggacagaggagaGCAGCCATGGTAGTGATGCAGAccagctgcctgctgaggaGCCTGAACATTCTGTG GCCCATGAGCAAGATGCATCAGTGGAGCAGGAGCATGCCCAAACTGAGACGCGGGAGCTGAACAGCCAGCAGCTGAGAGGGCCCCAGAAACCCAGTGCCCAGG GCACAGCCTCGGGAACCCTGGTGATCCTAGACCTGCACCCAGCACTggagcctgctccagcaccagAGCCTGCTCCAGCCCTAAAACCTGAAGACCATGCCACGGAGCTGGAGCAGGTCCAGCCATGCACCAAGCATGTGGCTGAGTGTGAACTGCAGTACCAGGCCTCCTGGAAAGacaagagccccagcagcccctctgccaTGCAGGAGCCCCACACTGAGCAGCTAGAGACCACATGCAGCACAGGGCAAAGCCgccaggcagagcagcatcCCCAGCATCAGCCCTGTGCTGTCAACCAGGGCAACCAG tTTGTCATCTGTGTGCGAAGCCAGGCACCAGGGAAGGCTGTGAAGCTGGAGGAGAAGCGAGCGG CGCCCACCCAGGACGTAGCGAGGACCCCGGCTCGCCTGAACACTCACCGCTGGGAGCAAACACCGTCCTCCCTGTGCCCGGCTGGCCGCGTGG AGCCGAGCCCCGACGGCCCCGTCCGGCGCTCCTCCTCGGTGCGGGAGCGTGCCCAGCGCTTCGCCCctgcggccccggccccggcgggcggccccgagggggcgggcggcgcgggggggcgggccgggcccggccaaTGGCAGCGGGGGCCGCGCTCGGCCCCGCCGGGGCCCGCTCAAAacgcgcggggcggcggcggaggcgcaGAGCAGAGCCCGGCCCAGCCGCCCGCAGGCCCCCGCcctgccggccccggccccggccccggccccggcgcccaCGACGGCATGAAGACCTACTTCACCATCGAGATCAAGGATGGGCGCGTGCAGCCCCTCACGCAGTCCCTCACGCCCCGCGTCGTGGCCGCCCCCGGCAGCCAGCAGCGGGCAG AGCTTACCCTGGGGCTTAGGAGCACACCCATCCGCATCACCaccatccccagcagcagcagcatctgcagcatcagcagcaaTGTCGTCAAG ATGGAACCAGAGCTGgtggagcagccccaggcaccaaGGCTGGAGCCAGAGCTGCCCAATGGCATGGAGAAGGTCCAAGTGAAGGAGGTGGAAAAAAGGACCAAGCTAAACATTGAGGAGCTGAACAGGATTGAGGATGAGGATGTTCTGGATAAGATG ctggatCAGACAACAGACTTTGAGGAGCGACGACTGATCCGTAATGCCATGCGGGAGCTGCGTCAGCGCAAGCGAG ACCAGCGGGAGAAGGAGCGGgaccagaggctgcaggagatgAAGAGCCAGGCTACAGCAGGCAGGGCCGGCCACACCACCGAGACCACTACCACGCAGAGCACCCAGTCGGCCGATGGCTCAGCCCGCAGCACTGTCACCAAAACAGAACGCCTCATCCAGTCTA ATGATGGCTCCAAGACTTCCCGTACAACAACCATGGAGTCGAGTTACGTGAAGAGATCAGACA atggcagcagcacGTTTGTTCAAACCAAATCATCCTACAGCTCCTCTTCCAAGAAGACAGGCAG CATCTTTGACCGGGAAGATGAGAGTGCCTCAAGGCAGAGCAGCCTGGCAGCGCTGGAGCGGCGCCAGGCTGAGAAGAAGAAGGAGCTGATGAAAGCTCAGAGCCTGCCCAAGACATCTGCCTCACAGGCTCGCAAGGCCATGATTGAGAAGCTGCAGAAGGAGGGTGGAAG CTCTCCAAACCCTGCGGTGGCGCGCACAGCTGTGCAGCGCTCCTCCAGCTTTGGTGTTCCCAATGCCAGCAGCATCAAGCAGATGTTGCTGGACTGGTGCAGAGCCAAGACCCGGGGCTATGAG CATGTGGACATCCAGAACTTCTCATCCAGCTGGAGCGATGGCATGGCCTTCTGTGCTTTGGTCCACAACTTCTTTCCAGAGGCTTTTGACTACAGCCAGCTCACACCCCAGAATCGCCGTCACAACTTCGAGGtggccttctcctctgcaga GATGCTGGCAGACTGCGTGCCCCTGGTGGAGGTGGAAGACATGATGATCATGGGGAAGAAGCCAGACCCCAAGTGCGTCTTCACCTATGTGCAGTCCCTCTACAACCACCTGCGTCGCCACGAGTTGCGCATGCGGCAGAAAGAGTGCTAG
- the SMTN gene encoding smoothelin isoform X7, whose protein sequence is MAQESLLGMDEGALRKLLEATLDLAERRRIRSAIRELQRQELERDEEALASKRFRAERGSHRQDNKENWLRALLPSIHRGCRLAALMPQPWCRSQQLEEEQQKALASLSRELESITDVEELTKLLRAASEYEERKLIRAAIRKLRAEEIEAAALAGNVQSNRRDGTESPAIPAGAEGSQRDDAEAPALSGNGKSSQRGDSELPAAVRSVDSSCQGSAESLAVAGSVENRQRGDAEQPVLAGTEESSHGSDADQLPAEEPEHSVAHEQDASVEQEHAQTETRELNSQQLRGPQKPSAQGTASGTLVILDLHPALEPAPAPEPAPALKPEDHATELEQVQPCTKHVAECELQYQASWKDKSPSSPSAMQEPHTEQLETTCSTGQSRQAEQHPQHQPCAVNQGNQFVICVRSQAPGKAVKLEEKRAAPTQDVARTPARLNTHRWEQTPSSLCPAGRVELTLGLRSTPIRITTIPSSSSICSISSNVVKMEPELVEQPQAPRLEPELPNGMEKVQVKEVEKRTKLNIEELNRIEDEDVLDKMLDQTTDFEERRLIRNAMRELRQRKRDQREKERDQRLQEMKSQATAGRAGHTTETTTTQSTQSADGSARSTVTKTERLIQSNDGSKTSRTTTMESSYVKRSDNGSSTFVQTKSSYSSSSKKTGSIFDREDESASRQSSLAALERRQAEKKKELMKAQSLPKTSASQARKAMIEKLQKEGGSSPNPAVARTAVQRSSSFGVPNASSIKQMLLDWCRAKTRGYEHVDIQNFSSSWSDGMAFCALVHNFFPEAFDYSQLTPQNRRHNFEVAFSSAEMLADCVPLVEVEDMMIMGKKPDPKCVFTYVQSLYNHLRRHELRMRQKEC, encoded by the exons CTGGAGGCAACGCTGGACCTTGCTGAGCGGCGCCGCATCCGCTCGGCCATCAGGGAGCTGCAGCGAcaggagctggagagggacGAGGAGGCACTGGCATCCAAGCGCTTCCGCGCCGAGCGTGGCAGCCACCGGCAGGACAACAAGGAGAACTGGCTGCG TGCTTTGCTCCCAAGTATCCACCGTGGCTGCCGGCTGGCTGCTCTgatgccccagccctggtgcaggtcccagcagctggaggaagagcagcagaaggCTCTGGCTTCCCTGTCCCGGGAACTTGAATCAATCACCGATGTGGAAGAGCTGACAAAGCTG CTGCGGGCAGCCAGTGAATACGAGGAGCGCAAGCTCATCCGGGCTGCCATCCGCAAGCTGCGGGCTGAGGAAATCGAAG ctgcagccctggctggtAATGTGCAGAGCAACCGGAGGGATGGCACTGAGTCCCCAGCCATCCCTGCAGGTGCAGAAGGCAGCCAGAGGGATGATGCTGAAGCGCCAGCTCTGTCTGGGAATGGGAAGAGCAGCCAGAGAGGAGACTCCGAGCTTCCAGCTGCAGTGAGGAGTGTGGACAGCAGCTGTCAGGGCAGCGCTGAGTCCCTGGCTGTAGCTGGGAGTGTGGAGAACAGACAGAGGGGTGACGCTGAGCAGCCGGTgctggctgggacagaggagaGCAGCCATGGTAGTGATGCAGAccagctgcctgctgaggaGCCTGAACATTCTGTG GCCCATGAGCAAGATGCATCAGTGGAGCAGGAGCATGCCCAAACTGAGACGCGGGAGCTGAACAGCCAGCAGCTGAGAGGGCCCCAGAAACCCAGTGCCCAGG GCACAGCCTCGGGAACCCTGGTGATCCTAGACCTGCACCCAGCACTggagcctgctccagcaccagAGCCTGCTCCAGCCCTAAAACCTGAAGACCATGCCACGGAGCTGGAGCAGGTCCAGCCATGCACCAAGCATGTGGCTGAGTGTGAACTGCAGTACCAGGCCTCCTGGAAAGacaagagccccagcagcccctctgccaTGCAGGAGCCCCACACTGAGCAGCTAGAGACCACATGCAGCACAGGGCAAAGCCgccaggcagagcagcatcCCCAGCATCAGCCCTGTGCTGTCAACCAGGGCAACCAG tTTGTCATCTGTGTGCGAAGCCAGGCACCAGGGAAGGCTGTGAAGCTGGAGGAGAAGCGAGCGG CGCCCACCCAGGACGTAGCGAGGACCCCGGCTCGCCTGAACACTCACCGCTGGGAGCAAACACCGTCCTCCCTGTGCCCGGCTGGCCGCGTGG AGCTTACCCTGGGGCTTAGGAGCACACCCATCCGCATCACCaccatccccagcagcagcagcatctgcagcatcagcagcaaTGTCGTCAAG ATGGAACCAGAGCTGgtggagcagccccaggcaccaaGGCTGGAGCCAGAGCTGCCCAATGGCATGGAGAAGGTCCAAGTGAAGGAGGTGGAAAAAAGGACCAAGCTAAACATTGAGGAGCTGAACAGGATTGAGGATGAGGATGTTCTGGATAAGATG ctggatCAGACAACAGACTTTGAGGAGCGACGACTGATCCGTAATGCCATGCGGGAGCTGCGTCAGCGCAAGCGAG ACCAGCGGGAGAAGGAGCGGgaccagaggctgcaggagatgAAGAGCCAGGCTACAGCAGGCAGGGCCGGCCACACCACCGAGACCACTACCACGCAGAGCACCCAGTCGGCCGATGGCTCAGCCCGCAGCACTGTCACCAAAACAGAACGCCTCATCCAGTCTA ATGATGGCTCCAAGACTTCCCGTACAACAACCATGGAGTCGAGTTACGTGAAGAGATCAGACA atggcagcagcacGTTTGTTCAAACCAAATCATCCTACAGCTCCTCTTCCAAGAAGACAGGCAG CATCTTTGACCGGGAAGATGAGAGTGCCTCAAGGCAGAGCAGCCTGGCAGCGCTGGAGCGGCGCCAGGCTGAGAAGAAGAAGGAGCTGATGAAAGCTCAGAGCCTGCCCAAGACATCTGCCTCACAGGCTCGCAAGGCCATGATTGAGAAGCTGCAGAAGGAGGGTGGAAG CTCTCCAAACCCTGCGGTGGCGCGCACAGCTGTGCAGCGCTCCTCCAGCTTTGGTGTTCCCAATGCCAGCAGCATCAAGCAGATGTTGCTGGACTGGTGCAGAGCCAAGACCCGGGGCTATGAG CATGTGGACATCCAGAACTTCTCATCCAGCTGGAGCGATGGCATGGCCTTCTGTGCTTTGGTCCACAACTTCTTTCCAGAGGCTTTTGACTACAGCCAGCTCACACCCCAGAATCGCCGTCACAACTTCGAGGtggccttctcctctgcaga GATGCTGGCAGACTGCGTGCCCCTGGTGGAGGTGGAAGACATGATGATCATGGGGAAGAAGCCAGACCCCAAGTGCGTCTTCACCTATGTGCAGTCCCTCTACAACCACCTGCGTCGCCACGAGTTGCGCATGCGGCAGAAAGAGTGCTAG